A single Luteitalea sp. DNA region contains:
- a CDS encoding GlsB/YeaQ/YmgE family stress response membrane protein, translating into VAGAIAKLIMPGKDPGGFIVTILLGVAGALVGGFIGTSLGWGTVTGFNFVSMAMAVIGALLLLLIYRMLKRA; encoded by the coding sequence GTTGCCGGTGCAATCGCAAAGCTCATCATGCCCGGCAAGGACCCGGGGGGCTTCATCGTCACGATCCTGCTGGGCGTGGCGGGGGCCCTCGTCGGTGGCTTCATTGGCACGAGCCTCGGGTGGGGCACGGTCACGGGGTTCAACTTCGTCAGCATGGCAATGGCCGTCATCGGGGCCTTGCTGCTGCTCTTGATCTACCGCATGCTCAAGAGAGCGTAA